In a genomic window of Chengkuizengella sediminis:
- a CDS encoding M56 family metallopeptidase, whose translation MDVQNLFSIVLNFSLIGGIIAVLILFIKRVLNDKLSAHWHYYIWLILIIRLLIPFSFESSLSLVQYFPTFSEFKINEPIETPVRNQTTSPPLNMENIKGKNENITINEMNEPPVAIQTMTNLTLTNFNKEIMEVGEKDSISESVAVKQIKFNIFNLSSLGMLWLFGVLMVFIFFLIENIDYNWRLSKQPKCKDVDILSLLEACKKKLKVSSNIQIINDDKIDSPSIIGFLVPKIVISKPLLESLSKNEKKYVLLHELTHFKKKDVLIQWMSIIVLAIHWFNPIIWYSFYQLRKDCELSCDASVLSQLKKDEHLAYGNTLLSVLGKVSKPTFIPSSIGMSAGLSDMKSRMKRINMFKKQSRKWIMLSIMITASIILVGFTVFDLNNNGQDASQSVVGNIQSDHETEESNPENLTIDTIGTWTEVSSMNQAGYPDNASVVIDGNIYIVGGSVIKDGVYVYSSSLEVYHPQTDTWTQLASMNQARNNHTTEVIDGKIYVVGGYGYDGEDYRYLSDVEVYDPQSDTWRQLTSMDQARGNHSAEVIDGKIYIVGGDGNQVDYSVLSSVEVYDLQTDTWTQLTSMNEARFRFATEVIDGKIYTIGGRGDYTLSSTEVYDPETDTWTLLANMNKPREDFSIGVIDEKLYVVGGFNGNFMRYRKENYLSSVEVYDPQTDTWTQLTSMNQPRDNHATEVIDEKIYAIGGYYDYNHLSNVEVYDPETDKWTEVTNMNHARYGQATELIDDKLYVLGGYTQEQYGSRSVEVYDFMK comes from the coding sequence ATGGATGTACAAAATTTATTTTCAATTGTTTTAAATTTTTCTCTTATAGGGGGTATTATAGCAGTCCTCATTCTCTTTATAAAAAGAGTTCTGAACGATAAACTCTCTGCACATTGGCACTATTACATTTGGCTTATATTGATTATAAGGCTTCTGATTCCTTTTAGTTTTGAAAGTTCATTGAGTTTAGTTCAATACTTCCCCACTTTTTCAGAATTTAAGATAAATGAACCTATTGAAACTCCTGTTAGGAATCAAACAACATCACCTCCCTTAAATATGGAAAACATTAAAGGTAAAAATGAGAATATAACTATAAATGAAATGAATGAACCGCCTGTTGCTATTCAAACAATGACGAATCTAACATTGACGAATTTCAATAAAGAAATTATGGAAGTGGGTGAAAAGGATTCAATCTCAGAAAGTGTGGCTGTTAAACAAATAAAATTCAATATTTTTAATCTAAGTTCATTAGGGATGTTGTGGTTGTTTGGTGTGTTGATGGTTTTTATATTCTTTTTGATCGAAAATATCGATTATAACTGGAGATTATCGAAACAACCGAAATGTAAAGATGTTGACATTTTATCTCTGTTAGAAGCATGTAAAAAGAAATTAAAGGTAAGTTCAAATATACAAATAATAAATGATGACAAGATAGACTCGCCATCGATAATTGGTTTTTTAGTACCTAAAATTGTGATTTCTAAACCATTATTAGAAAGCTTGTCAAAAAATGAAAAGAAGTATGTGTTGTTGCATGAGTTAACACATTTCAAAAAAAAGGATGTGCTTATTCAATGGATGAGTATCATAGTTTTAGCCATTCATTGGTTTAACCCTATTATTTGGTACAGCTTCTATCAATTGCGTAAAGATTGTGAGTTATCGTGTGATGCCTCCGTTTTATCTCAACTAAAAAAAGACGAACACCTGGCATATGGCAACACTTTATTAAGTGTTTTAGGAAAAGTATCAAAACCAACCTTCATTCCTAGTTCCATAGGGATGTCCGCTGGTCTTTCAGATATGAAATCAAGAATGAAGAGAATTAATATGTTTAAAAAACAATCTCGGAAATGGATTATGCTCTCTATTATGATAACCGCAAGTATTATTCTTGTTGGATTCACAGTATTTGATTTAAATAACAATGGTCAAGACGCATCTCAATCAGTAGTTGGCAACATTCAATCAGATCATGAAACAGAAGAAAGTAATCCAGAAAATCTGACAATAGATACAATAGGGACTTGGACTGAGGTTTCCAGTATGAATCAAGCAGGTTATCCTGATAATGCATCAGTAGTCATCGATGGCAACATTTATATTGTTGGAGGATCTGTAATTAAAGATGGAGTTTATGTGTATTCATCAAGCTTAGAAGTGTATCATCCACAAACGGATACTTGGACACAATTGGCTAGTATGAATCAAGCTAGAAATAACCATACAACTGAAGTGATCGATGGTAAAATTTATGTAGTTGGTGGGTATGGATATGATGGAGAAGATTATCGTTATTTATCAGACGTAGAAGTGTATGATCCACAGTCGGATACTTGGAGACAATTGACTAGTATGGATCAAGCTAGAGGCAACCATTCAGCAGAAGTCATTGATGGAAAAATCTATATAGTTGGTGGGGATGGAAATCAAGTAGATTATAGTGTCCTTTCAAGTGTAGAAGTTTATGATCTTCAAACCGATACATGGACACAATTAACTAGTATGAACGAAGCTAGATTTAGATTTGCAACTGAAGTAATCGATGGGAAAATTTATACTATAGGTGGTCGAGGTGACTACACTTTATCGAGTACGGAAGTATATGATCCAGAGACGGATACTTGGACACTGTTAGCTAACATGAATAAACCAAGAGAAGATTTTTCAATAGGAGTCATCGATGAAAAGCTCTATGTAGTAGGTGGATTTAATGGAAATTTTATGAGATATAGAAAAGAAAATTATTTATCAAGTGTAGAAGTTTATGATCCACAAACGGATACATGGACACAATTAACTAGTATGAATCAACCTAGAGATAACCATGCAACTGAAGTGATCGATGAGAAAATTTACGCAATCGGTGGGTATTATGATTATAATCATTTATCAAACGTTGAAGTTTATGATCCTGAAACAGACAAGTGGACAGAGGTTACTAATATGAATCATGCAAGATATGGTCAAGCAACAGAACTCATCGATGATAAACTATATGTATTAGGAGGATATACACAAGAACAATATGGTTCAAGATCAGTAGAAGTATATGATTTTATGAAGTAA
- a CDS encoding BlaI/MecI/CopY family transcriptional regulator, with protein sequence MSTHSKISDAEWIIMEQLWKKSPQTSAEIIDKLKDSTEWNPKTIHTLINRLVKKEVLGVKKEGRFKQFYPLLSAEECRKRETTSFLKKIYAGSRQMFILNFIKNEKLTDKEIEELRKILNQKKNED encoded by the coding sequence ATGAGTACTCATTCTAAGATATCAGATGCTGAATGGATAATCATGGAGCAGTTGTGGAAAAAATCTCCCCAAACTTCAGCTGAAATTATTGATAAGCTAAAAGATTCAACAGAGTGGAACCCCAAAACGATACACACTTTAATCAACCGTTTAGTAAAAAAAGAAGTGTTGGGTGTTAAGAAGGAAGGTCGCTTTAAACAATTTTACCCTCTTCTCTCTGCCGAGGAATGTCGGAAAAGAGAGACAACATCTTTTTTAAAAAAGATCTATGCTGGTTCACGTCAAATGTTTATTTTAAATTTTATTAAAAATGAGAAGTTAACGGATAAGGAAATTGAAGAATTAAGAAAGATCCTTAATCAGAAAAAAAATGAAGATTAA
- a CDS encoding MATE family efflux transporter, with translation MSEKPKKKLSLFHLTWPIFIEFLLYILMGNADTIMLSQYSDNSVAAVGISNQIQNFIILMFGIVVTGTTILVAQNLGANDKKTAFEIGRTSISLNIVIGLGLSLVLYICAPYALKWMKTPPELMSEAKTYLQIISGFLFIQALIMTVSGIIRSHGYTKQTMYSTLTMNIINVIGNYLFIFGPFGIPVLGVTGVAISTVISRSIGLTILFIFLITKVKQPISFRHLFYFPKEHVRKLIKIGVPSAGEGLFYNTQQLTITAFIALLGTMFITTRVYVFNLMFLILLFSLAIGQGTQIIVGHRIGAGENEKAYKQVIHSLKIGMFISLMIATAFYFLAKPLLSIFTDNAEIISLGTSLLLMTIILEPGRALNLVINNSLRAAGDVKFPVYMGALFMWGVSVPTAYILGIHFGYGLYGIWIGYILDEWIRGLAMLWRWRSRAWEKMALVKTKKQADT, from the coding sequence ATGAGTGAAAAACCAAAGAAAAAACTATCTCTTTTTCATTTAACCTGGCCGATTTTTATTGAATTTTTATTATATATTTTAATGGGAAATGCTGATACAATCATGCTTAGTCAGTATTCTGATAACTCTGTAGCAGCCGTTGGAATTTCCAATCAAATTCAAAATTTCATTATATTGATGTTTGGTATCGTTGTCACAGGTACAACGATACTAGTTGCACAAAATCTAGGGGCAAACGATAAAAAAACAGCTTTTGAAATTGGAAGAACATCTATTTCACTAAATATCGTGATTGGACTCGGACTTAGTTTGGTTTTATATATCTGTGCTCCCTATGCTTTGAAATGGATGAAAACACCACCTGAGTTAATGTCTGAGGCTAAAACCTATTTGCAAATTATTAGTGGATTTTTGTTTATTCAAGCGTTAATCATGACCGTATCAGGTATCATTCGTAGTCATGGATACACGAAACAAACGATGTATTCTACACTTACTATGAATATCATTAATGTAATTGGAAACTATTTATTCATTTTTGGTCCATTCGGAATTCCTGTATTAGGTGTTACAGGCGTAGCCATTTCTACAGTGATTAGCCGCTCAATTGGATTAACAATACTGTTTATATTTTTAATTACTAAAGTAAAGCAACCCATAAGCTTTCGCCATCTATTTTATTTTCCAAAAGAACATGTCAGAAAACTGATTAAAATAGGGGTACCATCTGCTGGAGAAGGTTTGTTTTATAATACACAACAGCTTACAATTACAGCCTTCATAGCTTTACTTGGAACCATGTTCATTACTACTCGTGTTTATGTATTTAATCTCATGTTTCTCATCCTATTATTTTCACTAGCTATCGGACAAGGAACTCAGATTATTGTCGGTCATCGTATTGGAGCAGGAGAAAACGAAAAAGCTTATAAACAAGTTATACACAGCTTAAAAATAGGCATGTTCATTAGTTTAATGATTGCAACTGCTTTTTACTTCCTTGCCAAACCATTATTAAGCATTTTTACAGATAATGCTGAAATTATTAGCTTGGGAACTAGTTTATTATTGATGACTATTATTCTTGAACCAGGAAGAGCCTTAAACCTTGTCATCAATAACTCATTAAGAGCGGCTGGGGATGTCAAATTTCCTGTTTATATGGGAGCCCTATTTATGTGGGGTGTCAGTGTTCCAACCGCTTATATTTTAGGAATTCATTTTGGTTATGGGCTTTACGGAATTTGGATCGGATATATTTTAGATGAATGGATTAGAGGATTGGCTATGCTATGGAGATGGCGTTCTCGTGCATGGGAAAAGATGGCTTTAGTTAAAACAAAAAAACAAGCTGACACATAA